Proteins encoded within one genomic window of Halorussus salilacus:
- a CDS encoding quinone-dependent dihydroorotate dehydrogenase, which produces MTAYELLKPFLFSLPPETAHNAVHTGLRAVQNTPIADVLAALYRVEDDRLRVEAFDQSFPNPVGVAAGFDKNAQVPSALASLGFGAVEVGGVTADPQSGNPRPRMFRLREDRAIVNRMGLNNHGADAVGDRLTGVAPSVPVPVGVNLAKTEHVDTEDAPEDYRYTYERVAEGGDFFVVNVSCPNSEGFRDLQNRDSMEAILTELLDAGASPLLVKLSPDLPDPAVEDALDLVNELGLDGVIATNTTTDRPDTLRSHNRAEDGGLSGEPIESRATETVRFVAERTDVPVVGVGGVFTAEDAYRKIRAGAHAVQLYTGLVYRGPSIARDINEGLLELLDRDGFDSVEDAVGADLD; this is translated from the coding sequence ATGACCGCCTACGAGCTACTGAAGCCGTTTCTCTTCTCGCTCCCGCCCGAGACGGCTCACAACGCGGTACACACGGGACTTCGAGCCGTCCAGAACACCCCGATAGCCGACGTGCTCGCGGCTCTGTACCGCGTCGAGGACGACCGTCTCCGAGTCGAGGCGTTCGACCAGTCGTTTCCCAACCCGGTCGGCGTCGCCGCGGGGTTCGACAAGAACGCGCAGGTGCCGTCGGCGCTCGCCAGCCTCGGCTTCGGCGCGGTCGAGGTCGGCGGCGTCACCGCCGACCCCCAGTCGGGCAACCCCCGCCCGCGGATGTTCCGCCTGCGCGAGGACCGCGCCATCGTCAACCGCATGGGCCTGAACAACCACGGGGCCGACGCAGTCGGTGACCGGCTCACAGGCGTGGCCCCGAGCGTCCCCGTCCCCGTGGGCGTCAACCTCGCGAAGACCGAGCACGTCGACACCGAGGACGCTCCCGAGGACTACCGCTACACCTACGAGCGGGTCGCCGAGGGCGGCGACTTCTTCGTGGTCAACGTCTCGTGTCCCAACTCCGAGGGGTTCCGCGACCTCCAGAACCGCGACTCGATGGAAGCCATCCTGACCGAACTCCTCGACGCGGGCGCGAGTCCCCTGCTCGTCAAGCTCTCGCCCGACCTCCCGGACCCCGCGGTCGAGGACGCGCTCGACCTCGTGAACGAACTCGGCCTCGACGGCGTCATCGCCACGAACACCACGACCGACCGGCCCGACACCCTTCGAAGTCACAACCGCGCGGAGGACGGCGGCCTCTCTGGCGAGCCCATCGAGTCGCGCGCGACCGAGACGGTCCGGTTCGTCGCCGAGCGGACCGACGTGCCGGTCGTCGGCGTCGGCGGCGTGTTCACGGCCGAGGACGCGTATCGGAAGATTCGCGCGGGCGCGCACGCGGTCCAACTGTACACGGGGCTGGTCTACCGCGGCCCCTCCATCGCCCGCGACATCAACGAGGGACTGCTCGAACTGCTCGACCGCGACGGCTTCGACTCGGTCGAGGACGCGGTCGGCGCGGATTTGGACTGA
- a CDS encoding non-histone chromosomal MC1 family protein has product MVREDGKRNFALREGQGDESSVFSGNTPRQAALKAARRLDPASSEESADRTEIRLREKGTDKVHIYEGWAWNETAPDDKPDWMPDEITEANVSKQGIEHLDE; this is encoded by the coding sequence ATGGTACGTGAAGACGGTAAGCGAAACTTTGCACTGCGCGAGGGTCAGGGCGACGAATCGAGCGTCTTCTCTGGGAACACTCCCCGGCAGGCCGCACTCAAGGCGGCGCGACGGCTCGACCCCGCCTCTTCCGAGGAATCGGCCGACAGAACCGAGATCCGACTCCGCGAGAAGGGCACCGACAAGGTACACATCTACGAGGGCTGGGCGTGGAACGAGACCGCTCCCGACGACAAGCCCGACTGGATGCCCGACGAGATCACCGAGGCTAACGTCTCGAAGCAGGGTATCGAACACCTCGATGAGTAA
- a CDS encoding aspartate kinase, whose product MRVVAKFGGTSLGSGDRINRAADSVADAVAEGHEIAVVASAMGNTTDELLDEIQFDAADPDRAEIVSMGERTSVRMLKAALAARGVDAVFVEPGSDRWPIFTDEHGEVDAERTRAATAELAAELDEVVPIVTGFLAEDAEGNVTTLGRGGSDTTAVMLGNYVDADEVVIVTDVEGVMTGDPHVVEGARNVGEISVDELRNLSFRGAEVVAPSALSYKDEGLDVRVVHYQHGDLLAGGTDIIGEFENLIDMREEPLACLTVAGRAIRNRPGILADLSMALADSDINIDAAASGMDSITFYVDEDVAERAENILHREVIEEESLSSVTVDDDVAVVRVTGGEFPNQPGVIEGLVNPISEAHINIHDLITSATSVAVFVDWDDREETLEILQENLG is encoded by the coding sequence ATGCGCGTAGTCGCGAAGTTCGGCGGCACGAGCCTCGGAAGCGGCGACCGAATCAACCGCGCGGCCGACTCGGTGGCCGACGCGGTCGCGGAGGGCCACGAGATCGCGGTCGTCGCCAGCGCGATGGGCAACACCACCGACGAGCTACTGGACGAGATCCAGTTCGACGCGGCCGACCCAGACCGCGCCGAGATCGTCAGCATGGGCGAGCGGACCAGCGTCCGGATGCTCAAGGCCGCGCTCGCCGCTCGGGGCGTCGACGCGGTGTTCGTCGAACCCGGGAGCGACCGCTGGCCCATCTTCACCGACGAACACGGCGAGGTCGACGCCGAGCGGACCAGAGCCGCTACGGCCGAACTCGCCGCGGAACTCGACGAGGTGGTCCCCATCGTGACCGGCTTCCTCGCCGAGGACGCCGAGGGCAACGTCACCACCCTCGGCCGGGGCGGGTCGGACACCACCGCGGTGATGCTCGGCAACTACGTGGACGCCGACGAGGTCGTCATCGTCACCGACGTCGAGGGCGTCATGACCGGCGACCCCCACGTCGTGGAGGGCGCGCGCAACGTCGGCGAGATATCGGTCGACGAGCTTCGGAACCTCTCGTTCCGCGGCGCGGAGGTCGTCGCGCCCAGCGCGCTCTCGTACAAGGACGAGGGCCTCGACGTCCGGGTGGTCCACTACCAGCACGGCGACCTGCTCGCGGGCGGCACCGACATCATCGGCGAGTTCGAGAACCTCATCGACATGCGCGAGGAGCCGCTGGCCTGCCTCACGGTCGCGGGCCGGGCAATCCGGAACCGACCGGGCATCCTCGCCGACCTCTCGATGGCGCTGGCTGACAGCGACATCAACATCGATGCCGCGGCGAGTGGGATGGACTCCATCACCTTCTACGTCGACGAGGACGTCGCGGAGCGCGCCGAGAACATCCTCCATCGAGAGGTCATCGAGGAGGAGTCGCTGTCGAGCGTCACCGTCGACGACGACGTCGCGGTCGTCCGGGTGACCGGCGGCGAGTTCCCGAACCAGCCGGGGGTCATCGAGGGGCTCGTGAACCCCATCTCGGAGGCCCACATCAACATCCACGACCTCATCACCAGCGCGACCAGCGTCGCGGTGTTCGTGGACTGGGACGACCGCGAGGAGACGCTGGAGATACTGCAAGAAAATCTGGGTTGA
- a CDS encoding Cdc6/Cdc18 family protein: MSDENTQPADDAVEVSPDRSFDNVDLDDVILDDEEDDQGLFDDLLSGEPIFENKEVLRPSYTPHELPHRKDQINNMATILVAALRGETPSNILIYGKTGTGKTASAKFVSKELESTSQKYDVPCNVEYINCEVTDTQYRVLAQLANKFIESNREFVDDRVDELATLQEEAAADPTRLADTEFDAPEGVDERIETLESDREEMESVPMTGWPTDRVYSTFFDAVDYEERVVVIMLDEIDKLVEKSGDDTLYNLSRMNSELDNSRVSIIGISNDLKFTDFLDPRVKSSLGEEEIVFPPYDANQLRDILQHRADVAFKADALSDDVIPLCAAFAAQEHGDARRALDLLRTAGELAERDQAEGVNEKHVRKAQEKIELDRVVEVVRTLPTQSKLVLFSIISLEKNGVHNINTGEVYNIYKRLCEEIDADVLTQRRVTDLISELDMLGIVNAVVVSKGRYGRTKEISLSVPIDETEAVLMSDSRLGDIENVQPFVQARFDN; encoded by the coding sequence ATGTCTGACGAAAACACGCAACCGGCCGACGACGCAGTCGAGGTCAGCCCCGACCGTAGCTTCGACAACGTCGATTTGGACGACGTCATCCTCGACGACGAGGAGGACGACCAGGGGCTGTTCGACGACCTGCTGTCGGGTGAACCGATATTCGAGAACAAGGAGGTCCTCCGGCCGTCGTACACCCCCCACGAGCTTCCCCACCGGAAGGACCAGATCAACAACATGGCGACGATTCTGGTCGCGGCCCTGCGGGGGGAGACGCCGTCGAACATCCTGATATACGGCAAGACCGGGACGGGCAAGACCGCCAGCGCGAAGTTCGTGAGCAAGGAACTGGAATCGACCTCCCAGAAGTACGACGTGCCCTGCAACGTCGAGTACATCAACTGCGAGGTGACCGACACCCAGTACCGCGTGCTCGCCCAGCTCGCGAACAAGTTCATCGAGAGCAACCGCGAGTTCGTCGACGACCGCGTCGACGAACTCGCGACCCTCCAAGAGGAAGCGGCGGCCGACCCGACTCGGCTCGCCGACACCGAGTTCGACGCGCCCGAGGGGGTCGACGAGCGAATCGAGACGCTCGAATCCGACCGCGAGGAGATGGAGTCGGTCCCCATGACCGGGTGGCCGACCGACCGCGTCTACAGCACGTTCTTCGACGCGGTCGACTACGAGGAGCGGGTGGTCGTCATCATGCTCGACGAGATCGACAAGCTGGTCGAGAAGTCGGGCGACGACACCCTGTACAACCTCTCGCGGATGAACTCCGAACTCGACAACTCCCGCGTGTCCATCATCGGCATCAGCAACGACCTGAAGTTCACCGACTTCCTCGACCCGCGCGTGAAGTCCTCGCTCGGAGAGGAGGAGATAGTCTTCCCGCCCTACGACGCCAACCAGCTCCGGGACATCCTCCAGCACCGCGCCGACGTGGCGTTCAAGGCCGACGCGCTCAGCGACGACGTCATCCCGCTTTGCGCGGCGTTCGCCGCCCAGGAACACGGCGACGCCCGGCGCGCGCTCGACCTGCTCCGGACTGCGGGCGAACTCGCCGAGCGCGACCAGGCCGAGGGCGTCAACGAGAAGCACGTCCGGAAGGCCCAGGAGAAGATCGAACTCGACCGGGTGGTCGAGGTGGTCCGCACCCTCCCCACCCAGTCGAAGCTCGTCCTCTTTTCCATCATCTCGCTGGAGAAGAACGGCGTCCACAACATCAACACGGGCGAGGTGTACAACATCTACAAGCGCCTCTGCGAGGAGATAGACGCCGACGTGCTGACCCAGCGGCGGGTGACCGACCTCATCAGCGAACTCGACATGCTCGGCATCGTCAACGCGGTGGTCGTCTCGAAGGGCCGGTACGGCCGGACCAAAGAAATCTCCCTGTCGGTCCCCATCGACGAGACCGAGGCGGTCCTGATGTCCGATTCGCGGCTCGGCGACATCGAGAACGTCCAGCCGTTCGTTCAGGCCCGGTTCGACAACTGA
- a CDS encoding RAD55 family ATPase — protein sequence MNGTDGSDAPHPDDPGSDDSEAVESPPSDSGASESPAGDSDAKTRDSTDSDASDSDATDPGLCDFCRLPLSKGRETLDHGDRTYEFCSGACRDAMAENDRVFTEYHGFRRIRTGVSGLDRFLPQGFPRNSFVLVSNDEGARDDALLTELVWRTLERGEPAVVITFTQPPISVVEGFLSLDWNVLPYLESGQLHVLDCFTYRVSDRDRMFERMNEWNRHIHRITRGVTETVRDPGDVSELQNKLDSCLEALGMSDRGFVAVDSLTEFGSLVQPIRAYDCVKDVRADVCKGRFVPVFAGATLAHEDQTFPHDLGYAVDGIVDMQMNGGIVDDTLIKRLRIRKMNGVLSIPEWVAYEFTAGKGLVTFDPIQEMRDTYEGGGRERPRGQSHERPRDRPGPNGGDGDTGPDSGPPRQQAETRPDEG from the coding sequence ATGAATGGCACGGATGGTTCAGACGCCCCCCACCCGGACGACCCCGGTTCCGACGACTCCGAGGCCGTCGAGTCACCCCCGAGTGATTCCGGCGCGTCCGAGTCGCCCGCGGGCGACTCGGACGCGAAGACCCGCGACTCGACCGACTCGGACGCGTCCGACTCGGACGCGACCGACCCCGGTCTCTGTGACTTCTGTCGCCTCCCGCTCTCGAAGGGCAGGGAGACGCTGGACCACGGCGACCGGACCTACGAGTTCTGCTCTGGGGCGTGCCGGGACGCGATGGCCGAGAACGACCGGGTGTTCACCGAGTACCACGGCTTCCGCCGGATTCGGACCGGGGTCTCCGGGCTCGACCGGTTCCTCCCGCAGGGGTTTCCCCGGAACTCGTTCGTCCTGGTGTCGAACGACGAGGGCGCGCGCGACGACGCCCTGCTGACCGAACTCGTCTGGCGGACCCTCGAACGCGGCGAACCCGCGGTGGTCATCACCTTCACCCAGCCGCCGATTTCGGTGGTCGAGGGGTTCCTCTCGCTCGACTGGAACGTCCTGCCGTACCTCGAATCGGGTCAGCTCCACGTCCTCGACTGCTTCACCTACCGGGTGAGCGACCGCGACCGCATGTTCGAGCGGATGAACGAGTGGAACCGCCACATCCACCGCATCACCCGCGGGGTGACCGAGACCGTTCGGGACCCCGGCGACGTGAGCGAACTCCAGAACAAGCTCGACAGCTGTCTCGAAGCGCTCGGAATGAGCGACCGCGGGTTCGTCGCGGTCGACTCGCTGACCGAGTTCGGGTCGCTGGTCCAGCCGATTCGGGCCTACGACTGCGTGAAGGACGTCCGCGCCGACGTGTGCAAGGGCCGGTTCGTCCCGGTGTTCGCGGGCGCGACCCTCGCCCACGAGGACCAGACGTTCCCCCACGACCTCGGCTACGCGGTCGACGGCATCGTGGACATGCAGATGAACGGCGGTATCGTCGACGACACGCTCATCAAGCGACTCCGCATCCGGAAGATGAACGGTGTCCTCTCGATTCCCGAGTGGGTCGCCTACGAGTTCACCGCGGGGAAGGGACTGGTCACGTTCGACCCGATACAGGAGATGCGCGACACCTACGAGGGCGGCGGTCGCGAGCGACCTCGCGGGCAGTCCCACGAGCGACCTCGTGACCGCCCCGGACCGAACGGGGGCGACGGCGACACGGGTCCCGACTCCGGCCCGCCCCGCCAGCAGGCCGAGACGCGCCCCGACGAGGGGTGA
- the pheS gene encoding phenylalanine--tRNA ligase subunit alpha, translated as MKLPESQAAVLEAASANDARTIERLADETDSKPETVTGAVFELEDEGLVSVEESVEETVALTDEAREYVEEGLPEVRLYEAAVDAGADEDPAQMGQVIGRSGLEGPQVDIALSNYARKGYGTIESGEITADPDADPDSDAEAAALADLDAGDSVADEEVLDRLESRGLVERAESTARAVTLTDEGVTALMEGVEVAETVGQLTPEMLTSGEWRDVEFAEYNVEADAERVDGGKTHILRQTADRVKDTLVGMGFEEMEGPHADADFWINDCLFMPQDHPARTHWDRFALSNPTEIGDLPEDLVERVHDAHMNGVGEDGEGYHSPWSEDFARAIALRGHTTSLSMRYLSGYAEGDLEPPQRFFSVEKVYRNDTLDPTHLLEFFQIEGWVMAEDLSVRDLMGTFEEFYAQFGITDIEFKPHYNPYTEPSFELFGTHPTTGEMVEIGNSGMFREEVLEPLGIDCDVMAWGLALERLLMLMYGFEDIRDVHGTLCDLDLLRETEVLH; from the coding sequence ATGAAACTACCAGAATCACAGGCCGCGGTGTTGGAAGCCGCGAGCGCGAACGACGCACGGACGATAGAGCGACTGGCCGACGAGACCGACAGCAAGCCCGAGACGGTCACGGGCGCGGTGTTCGAACTCGAAGACGAAGGGCTGGTGTCGGTCGAGGAATCGGTCGAGGAGACGGTGGCGCTCACCGACGAAGCCCGCGAGTACGTCGAGGAGGGTCTCCCCGAGGTCCGGCTCTACGAGGCCGCCGTGGACGCAGGGGCCGACGAGGACCCCGCCCAGATGGGGCAGGTCATCGGTCGGTCCGGACTCGAAGGCCCGCAGGTCGACATCGCGCTCTCGAACTACGCCCGGAAGGGCTACGGGACCATCGAGAGCGGCGAGATAACCGCCGACCCCGACGCCGACCCCGACAGTGACGCGGAGGCCGCGGCGCTGGCCGACCTCGACGCGGGCGACTCGGTCGCCGACGAGGAGGTCCTCGACCGACTGGAGAGCAGAGGGCTGGTCGAGCGCGCCGAGTCCACGGCGCGGGCGGTCACCCTCACCGACGAGGGCGTGACCGCGCTGATGGAGGGCGTCGAGGTCGCCGAGACGGTGGGCCAACTCACCCCCGAGATGCTGACCTCCGGCGAGTGGCGCGACGTGGAGTTCGCCGAGTACAACGTCGAGGCCGACGCCGAGCGCGTCGACGGCGGCAAGACCCACATCCTCCGTCAGACCGCCGACCGCGTGAAAGACACCCTCGTCGGCATGGGCTTCGAGGAGATGGAGGGTCCGCACGCCGACGCCGACTTCTGGATAAACGACTGCCTGTTCATGCCACAGGACCACCCCGCGAGGACCCACTGGGACCGGTTCGCCCTCTCGAACCCGACCGAAATCGGCGACCTCCCCGAGGACCTCGTCGAGCGCGTCCACGACGCCCACATGAACGGCGTCGGCGAGGACGGCGAGGGGTATCACTCGCCGTGGTCCGAGGACTTCGCGCGAGCAATCGCGCTCCGGGGCCACACCACCTCGCTGTCGATGCGGTACCTCTCGGGGTACGCCGAGGGCGACCTCGAACCGCCCCAGCGCTTCTTCAGCGTCGAGAAGGTCTACCGCAACGACACCCTCGACCCGACCCACCTGCTGGAGTTCTTCCAGATCGAGGGCTGGGTGATGGCCGAGGACCTCTCGGTCCGCGACCTGATGGGCACCTTCGAGGAGTTCTACGCCCAGTTCGGCATCACCGACATCGAGTTCAAGCCCCACTACAACCCCTACACCGAGCCGAGCTTCGAGCTGTTCGGGACCCACCCGACCACCGGCGAGATGGTCGAGATCGGTAACTCGGGGATGTTCCGCGAGGAGGTCCTCGAACCGCTGGGCATCGACTGCGACGTGATGGCGTGGGGGCTTGCGCTGGAACGCCTGCTGATGCTGATGTACGGCTTCGAGGACATCCGAGACGTTCACGGGACGCTGTGTGACCTCGACCTGCTCCGCGAGACGGAGGTGCTACACTGA
- a CDS encoding SatD family protein has protein sequence MRESENTKYVVLADVIDSRKIENRREFESTLIDAFDFVNDSERESISTPFTQMKGIDEFGCVLTELSPLPDILSAILDRIHPSSARFAIAGGDIDIGADCETVAQMDGPAFHLASALLDEVEENELYVGVDTGTECDGLVSSALNLLLLERENLTDRQVEVILAYERHGTQSKAGEELGLQQQAVSNALHRSNYTRRLRIRGTLRKALTAIYD, from the coding sequence ATGCGTGAATCCGAGAATACGAAGTACGTCGTTCTGGCCGACGTCATCGACTCCCGAAAAATCGAAAACAGACGAGAATTCGAGTCAACTCTCATCGATGCATTCGATTTCGTGAACGATTCTGAGAGAGAGAGTATATCGACCCCATTTACACAGATGAAAGGCATCGATGAGTTCGGGTGTGTTCTCACGGAACTATCCCCTCTTCCAGATATCTTATCGGCTATACTTGACCGAATACACCCATCGTCTGCCCGCTTTGCTATCGCGGGCGGGGATATTGATATTGGGGCCGACTGCGAAACGGTCGCCCAGATGGATGGCCCCGCGTTCCATCTCGCTAGTGCGCTTTTAGACGAAGTAGAGGAAAACGAATTATACGTGGGTGTCGATACGGGCACCGAATGTGATGGATTAGTATCAAGCGCTCTCAATCTTTTATTACTTGAACGGGAGAACCTCACGGACCGGCAAGTAGAGGTGATTCTCGCGTACGAACGTCACGGTACGCAATCTAAGGCAGGTGAGGAACTGGGACTTCAACAGCAGGCCGTTTCCAACGCGTTACATCGTTCGAATTATACGCGACGACTGAGAATCAGAGGTACACTCAGAAAAGCGTTAACAGCTATCTATGACTGA
- a CDS encoding S26 family signal peptidase, protein MSSPRDDPSSGDADEDDGERADDGPREPSDRRSDGSPQRSTDTSPRSEGSPPRSDGGERADEPTGPLAPIRRFRRSDNGAVVFVREMLSSAAIVLAIGLLLFAISGVWPPMVAIESGSMEPHMQKGDLVFIMDDGRLVPDAAQGDTGVVTHEAGAEAGYEQFDEPGDVIIYQPDGRSYETPIIHRAMFWVDEGENWYDRADEDHVPQGTDSCEELSNCPAPNSGFITKGDANPYYDQSRAMGISAPVEPEWVRGTAEVRVPYLGWIRLYFSGAA, encoded by the coding sequence ATGAGTTCTCCCCGAGACGACCCCTCGTCGGGCGACGCGGACGAGGACGACGGCGAGCGGGCCGACGACGGCCCCCGCGAACCGTCGGACCGGCGGTCCGACGGTTCGCCTCAGCGTTCCACCGATACGTCGCCCCGTTCGGAGGGTTCACCGCCTCGCTCCGACGGGGGCGAGCGGGCCGACGAACCCACCGGCCCGCTCGCGCCGATTCGTCGGTTCCGCCGGAGCGACAACGGGGCGGTCGTGTTCGTCCGCGAGATGTTGAGTAGCGCGGCCATCGTCCTCGCCATCGGTCTCCTGCTGTTCGCCATCAGCGGCGTCTGGCCGCCGATGGTCGCCATCGAGAGCGGGAGCATGGAGCCCCACATGCAGAAGGGCGACCTCGTGTTCATCATGGACGACGGCCGTCTCGTCCCCGACGCCGCGCAGGGCGACACCGGCGTCGTGACCCACGAGGCCGGAGCCGAGGCGGGCTACGAGCAGTTCGACGAGCCCGGTGACGTGATAATCTACCAGCCGGACGGGCGGAGCTACGAGACGCCCATCATCCATCGCGCGATGTTCTGGGTCGACGAGGGGGAGAACTGGTACGACAGGGCCGACGAGGACCACGTCCCGCAGGGGACCGACAGTTGCGAGGAGCTGTCGAACTGCCCGGCACCCAACTCGGGATTCATCACGAAGGGCGACGCCAACCCCTACTATGACCAGTCGCGCGCGATGGGAATCAGCGCCCCCGTCGAACCGGAGTGGGTTCGCGGCACCGCCGAGGTCCGGGTGCCGTACCTCGGGTGGATTCGACTCTACTTCTCGGGCGCGGCGTAG
- the pheT gene encoding phenylalanine--tRNA ligase subunit beta, with protein sequence MPVVDVNPDELRELTGHDEKSDDELIDDMFGLGLEFEGRTEEGDLQLEFAPDRLDRLSVEGVARSLRYHYGDDRGVYVPATNDADWTIEVDESVPDERPYVTGAVIRGVNLDEEALDSLIQLQEKLHATMGRKRAKGAIGIHDLTMLKGEAVTEERAEPGNSITYRGIDPEGDRFVPLDSDAEMTPDEVLRAHPTGETYADLVAEYDRYPAIYDDIGLFSFPPVINGRRTEVSTDSRDLFVELTGTDQWTIDHMCNIICYALDARGATVEEVEVEYLDRTLVRPDFEVKQKTVTHERIESMLGVDLSAERVVDLLERSGLDAETEEVGDDEIAYEVEVPPYRVDVLHPLDVVDDVGRAYGFNDLEPRYPDVGTVGGRHDRSKLEDAAREVLVGLGFEDLLNFHMISEEENFDRMGIARPDEDGATPDAVGADEPATILEPYSEDYTMLRTWALPSLMMVLENNTHRAYPQDLAEIGLAARVDERENTGVAEHRSVAGVLARHDASYEDAKARLQAIARNFDVELETPATDHPSFIDGRAAAVVLDGEAVGVVGEVHPEVLVEHDLELPVAAFEFRLDALE encoded by the coding sequence ATGCCAGTCGTAGACGTGAACCCCGACGAACTCCGGGAACTGACCGGCCACGACGAGAAATCGGACGACGAACTGATAGACGACATGTTCGGTCTCGGACTGGAGTTCGAGGGCCGGACCGAGGAGGGCGACCTCCAGTTGGAGTTCGCGCCCGACCGCCTCGACCGCCTCTCGGTCGAGGGGGTGGCGCGGTCGCTTCGCTACCACTACGGCGACGACAGGGGCGTGTACGTCCCCGCCACCAACGACGCCGACTGGACCATCGAGGTCGACGAGTCGGTGCCCGACGAGCGCCCCTACGTCACGGGTGCGGTGATTCGGGGCGTGAATCTGGACGAGGAGGCCCTCGACTCGCTCATCCAACTGCAGGAGAAGCTCCACGCCACGATGGGGCGCAAGCGCGCGAAGGGAGCCATCGGCATCCACGATTTGACGATGCTGAAGGGGGAAGCCGTCACCGAGGAGCGCGCCGAACCCGGTAACTCCATCACCTACCGGGGAATCGACCCCGAGGGCGACCGGTTCGTTCCCCTCGATTCGGACGCCGAGATGACGCCCGACGAGGTCCTGCGCGCCCATCCCACGGGCGAGACCTACGCCGACCTCGTCGCCGAGTACGACCGCTACCCCGCCATCTACGACGACATCGGACTGTTCTCGTTCCCGCCGGTCATCAACGGCCGCCGGACCGAGGTCTCGACCGACTCGCGGGACCTGTTCGTCGAACTCACGGGCACCGACCAGTGGACCATCGACCACATGTGCAACATCATCTGCTACGCGCTCGACGCCCGCGGCGCGACGGTCGAGGAGGTCGAGGTCGAGTATCTGGACCGAACGTTGGTCCGCCCCGACTTCGAGGTGAAACAGAAGACAGTGACCCACGAGCGAATCGAGAGCATGCTCGGGGTCGACCTGAGCGCCGAGCGCGTGGTCGACCTGCTGGAGCGGTCGGGCCTCGACGCCGAGACCGAGGAGGTCGGCGACGACGAGATAGCCTACGAGGTTGAGGTGCCGCCCTACCGCGTGGACGTGCTCCACCCCCTCGACGTGGTCGACGACGTGGGCCGGGCCTACGGCTTCAACGATCTCGAACCGCGCTACCCCGACGTGGGGACGGTCGGCGGTCGCCACGACCGCTCGAAGCTCGAAGACGCCGCGCGCGAGGTGCTGGTGGGTCTGGGCTTCGAGGACCTGCTCAACTTCCACATGATCAGCGAGGAGGAGAACTTCGACCGGATGGGAATCGCGCGGCCGGACGAGGACGGCGCGACCCCCGACGCGGTCGGAGCCGACGAGCCCGCCACCATCCTCGAACCCTACAGCGAGGACTACACCATGCTCCGGACGTGGGCGCTCCCCTCGCTCATGATGGTGCTGGAGAACAACACCCACCGGGCGTACCCCCAGGACCTCGCCGAAATCGGTCTCGCCGCCCGCGTGGACGAGCGCGAGAACACCGGCGTCGCCGAACACCGGTCGGTCGCCGGGGTGCTCGCGCGCCACGACGCCTCCTACGAGGACGCGAAGGCCCGCCTGCAAGCCATCGCGCGCAACTTCGACGTGGAGTTGGAGACGCCCGCGACCGACCACCCGTCGTTCATCGACGGCCGTGCGGCCGCTGTCGTGCTGGACGGCGAGGCGGTCGGCGTCGTCGGAGAGGTCCATCCCGAAGTGCTCGTGGAACACGACCTCGAACTGCCGGTGGCGGCCTTCGAGTTCCGCCTCGACGCGCTGGAGTGA
- a CDS encoding Era-like GTP-binding protein, translated as MGLFTDLKDSISRVTDNLFSAQEPKRIGIYGPPNAGKTTLANRIARDWTGDAVGPESHIPHETRRARRKENVEIERNGKTVTIDIVDTPGVTTKVDYEEFLDHDMEKDDAVRRSREATEGVAEAMHWLREDVDGVIYVLDSSTDPFTQVNTMLIGIIESQDLPVLILANKTDLEDSSVQRIRNAYPQHETIPLSALEGDNMDEVYEKIAEYFG; from the coding sequence ATGGGACTGTTCACGGATCTCAAAGACAGCATATCCCGCGTCACTGATAACTTGTTCTCCGCGCAGGAGCCGAAGCGAATCGGTATCTACGGCCCGCCGAACGCCGGAAAGACGACTCTCGCCAACCGAATCGCCCGCGACTGGACCGGCGACGCGGTCGGCCCCGAGAGTCACATTCCACACGAAACGCGCCGGGCCCGGCGCAAGGAGAACGTCGAAATCGAACGCAACGGCAAGACGGTAACCATCGACATCGTGGACACGCCCGGCGTGACGACGAAGGTCGATTACGAGGAGTTCCTCGACCACGATATGGAGAAAGACGACGCCGTCCGGCGCTCGCGCGAGGCGACCGAGGGCGTCGCGGAGGCGATGCACTGGCTCCGCGAAGACGTGGACGGGGTCATCTACGTGCTCGACAGTAGCACCGACCCGTTCACGCAGGTAAACACCATGCTCATCGGCATCATCGAGAGTCAGGACCTCCCGGTCCTGATTCTCGCCAACAAGACCGACCTCGAGGATTCGAGCGTCCAGCGCATCCGCAACGCCTACCCCCAGCACGAGACGATTCCGCTCTCGGCGCTGGAGGGCGACAACATGGACGAAGTGTACGAGAAGATAGCGGAGTACTTCGGGTGA